Proteins from a single region of Paraburkholderia sp. PGU19:
- a CDS encoding universal stress protein: MLRLLIPVLCQTGALEAARHAAFLFAEKCVAQVELIEVLEEVGEGRTVAFQSRSTLRRREKLSMRDALIRTCAVLDDAGVPYTWKRVFGPPEKTIAAYAATNRADVVVLDASSLGFFRRWGMLAKLWRLSPTPITVLH, from the coding sequence ATGTTGAGGCTGCTCATTCCAGTGCTTTGCCAGACGGGCGCACTTGAAGCTGCGCGCCACGCAGCGTTTCTCTTTGCCGAAAAATGCGTGGCGCAGGTCGAACTGATCGAGGTGCTGGAAGAAGTGGGAGAGGGGCGCACGGTCGCGTTTCAGTCGCGCTCGACATTGCGACGGCGTGAGAAGCTGTCGATGCGCGATGCTCTGATCCGGACTTGCGCGGTACTCGATGATGCCGGCGTGCCCTATACGTGGAAGCGTGTTTTTGGCCCCCCTGAAAAGACCATTGCCGCGTATGCCGCGACGAACCGCGCTGATGTCGTCGTGCTCGACGCAAGCAGTCTCGGCTTCTTCCGAAGATGGGGCATGCTAGCGAAATTGTGGCGCCTGAGTCCCACGCCCATCACGGTGCTGCATTGA
- a CDS encoding response regulator, producing the protein MAEPTVTIVLIEDEKLIRRFVHASLEGEGMRVVEAGTGREGLAMAASSRPDLVIVDLGLPDIDGIEVIRVLRDWSAVPVIVLSARTREEDKVGALNAGADDYLTKPFGAPELIARIHAQLRRQRGGVTRETSKISFGEVLVDFDARLVERDGHTIHLTPIEYRLLSALAHHAGRVLTHRQLLQEVWGPAHAENAHYLRIYMGHLRQKLERDPAQPVYIVTELGVGYRLVGVR; encoded by the coding sequence ATGGCAGAGCCCACCGTTACCATCGTCCTGATTGAAGACGAAAAACTCATTCGGCGCTTTGTGCACGCATCGCTGGAAGGTGAGGGCATGCGCGTTGTCGAAGCCGGGACGGGGCGCGAGGGCCTCGCGATGGCGGCCAGTTCCCGGCCCGACCTGGTGATCGTCGACCTCGGGCTGCCGGACATCGACGGGATCGAGGTGATCCGTGTGTTGAGGGACTGGTCCGCTGTACCTGTGATCGTTCTCTCGGCGCGTACCCGTGAAGAAGACAAGGTTGGCGCGCTCAATGCTGGGGCCGACGACTACCTGACCAAGCCGTTTGGCGCGCCTGAACTGATTGCGCGTATCCACGCGCAGTTGCGTCGTCAGCGTGGCGGCGTCACGCGCGAAACGTCGAAGATTTCCTTCGGCGAGGTGCTGGTCGACTTCGATGCACGGCTGGTGGAACGCGACGGCCACACGATCCATCTCACGCCGATCGAGTACAGGCTGCTTTCAGCGCTGGCGCATCACGCCGGCCGCGTGTTGACGCACCGGCAATTGCTGCAGGAAGTCTGGGGACCTGCGCATGCGGAGAACGCGCACTATCTGCGCATCTACATGGGACATCTGCGTCAGAAGCTGGAGCGTGATCCGGCGCAACCCGTCTATATCGTCACCGAGCTAGGGGTGGGGTATCGGCTTGTGGGCGTCAGGTAG
- a CDS encoding sensor histidine kinase KdpD translates to MNRPDPDELLDRIQRDEEKSQRGRLKIFFGASAGVGKTFAMLQAARRRKEEGVDVAVGIVETHGRKETLALIEGLEVIAPARIEYRGRLLAEFDLDAALARKPQLILVDELAHSNVQGSRHVKRWQDVQELLDAGIDVYTTVNVQHLESLNDVVGQITGIRVWETVPDRVFDLADEVTLVDLPPEELLDRLRDGKVYMPKQAEHAVRNFFRKGNLIALRELALRRTADRVDAQMREYRADQSIERIWQARERIIVCVGAGPESSNLVRAAARLASSQKADWLAVYVETPKLARLPDSIRKRTLDALKLASELGAETVTLQGDDAAQTIIAYARMRNVSKLVVGASSVSGWRARLNPSVAQQMVWSARDIDVTLVNSGAVREAAERHDAMRGFAGTGTEARGSPPASYAYAVAICAVITAISSVLLSHIALTNLVMLYLLGAVFTAARLGRGPGVMFSFLGVAAFDFFFVPPRMSFSVSDTQYLLTFAVMLMTSLTISHLTASLKRQAHLATLRERRTGAMFAMTRELGGALMTDQIIEIGTRHVSDVFQARMAILLPDSAEKVRPKVENPDPAITLNDADLDRDIAQWVYDQQKAAGHGTDTLPAASALYLPLKAPMRTRGVIALVSARMEEFAVPEQRRMLDTFVAQIALALERVHYVEIAQDALVSMESERLRNSLLSAISHDLRTPLTAIVGFASVLAEQGAAVSGGPKALELAEAIRDEALRMNGLVVNLLDMARLQEGSMRLNRQWSSIEEVVGSALAGCRRILGDREVQARVPPDLPLVQLDAVLVERLFANLLENAAKYTPAGTPLSIDASVLQEEAHRYVRVEVSDSGPGLPTGMEARVFDKFTRGEKESAKPGIGLGLAICRAIVEAHGGRIGASNRTDPNGHVLGATFWFVLPADDNPPVEGEQPEPASAAVAAALPANTSQERA, encoded by the coding sequence ATGAACCGACCCGATCCCGACGAACTGCTCGACAGGATCCAGCGCGACGAAGAAAAAAGCCAGCGTGGCCGGCTCAAGATCTTCTTTGGCGCATCGGCCGGAGTCGGCAAGACGTTTGCGATGCTGCAGGCCGCGAGGCGCCGCAAGGAAGAAGGCGTCGACGTCGCGGTAGGGATCGTCGAAACGCATGGACGCAAGGAGACGCTCGCACTGATCGAAGGCCTGGAGGTCATTGCGCCGGCACGGATCGAATATCGCGGGCGGCTGCTCGCCGAGTTCGATCTCGATGCCGCGCTCGCGCGCAAGCCGCAACTGATTCTCGTCGACGAGCTTGCGCATTCGAACGTCCAGGGTTCCCGGCATGTGAAGCGTTGGCAGGATGTTCAGGAACTGCTGGATGCCGGCATCGACGTTTACACCACGGTCAACGTCCAGCATCTCGAGAGCCTGAACGACGTGGTCGGACAGATAACGGGCATCCGCGTGTGGGAAACCGTCCCTGACCGCGTATTCGATCTCGCCGACGAGGTGACGCTGGTCGACCTGCCGCCGGAAGAACTGCTCGACCGCCTGCGCGACGGCAAGGTCTATATGCCGAAGCAGGCGGAACATGCCGTGCGCAACTTTTTCCGCAAGGGCAATCTGATCGCGCTGCGCGAGCTGGCGTTGCGCCGCACGGCCGACCGCGTCGATGCGCAGATGCGCGAGTACCGTGCCGACCAGTCGATCGAGCGGATCTGGCAGGCGCGCGAACGCATCATCGTCTGCGTTGGCGCCGGCCCGGAGAGCAGCAACCTCGTGCGCGCGGCAGCGCGCCTCGCGTCAAGCCAGAAAGCGGACTGGCTTGCCGTCTATGTCGAGACACCGAAGCTTGCGCGGCTGCCTGATTCGATTCGCAAGCGCACGCTGGACGCACTCAAGCTGGCATCCGAACTAGGTGCGGAGACCGTGACGCTGCAAGGCGACGACGCCGCGCAGACCATCATCGCCTATGCGCGCATGCGCAACGTATCGAAGCTCGTGGTGGGCGCGTCTTCTGTGAGCGGGTGGCGCGCGCGCCTCAATCCGTCTGTCGCGCAGCAAATGGTGTGGTCGGCTCGCGATATCGATGTCACGCTGGTCAATTCCGGCGCGGTGCGCGAAGCCGCCGAACGGCACGATGCCATGCGCGGGTTTGCTGGCACAGGCACAGAAGCGCGTGGCTCGCCGCCCGCTTCTTACGCCTATGCAGTCGCGATCTGCGCGGTCATTACGGCAATCTCAAGCGTGCTGCTCAGCCACATCGCGCTGACCAATCTCGTGATGCTGTATCTGCTCGGCGCCGTCTTCACGGCTGCGCGCCTGGGGCGAGGGCCGGGCGTGATGTTTTCGTTTCTCGGCGTGGCGGCCTTCGACTTCTTTTTCGTGCCACCGCGCATGTCGTTCTCGGTCTCGGATACGCAATATCTGCTCACATTTGCGGTGATGCTGATGACGTCGCTGACGATCAGCCACCTGACGGCGAGCCTAAAGCGTCAGGCACACCTTGCGACGCTGCGAGAACGCCGCACAGGTGCGATGTTCGCGATGACGCGCGAACTGGGTGGTGCGCTGATGACCGACCAGATCATCGAGATCGGCACACGCCATGTGAGCGACGTGTTCCAGGCGCGCATGGCCATTCTGCTGCCGGACAGCGCGGAGAAGGTGCGGCCCAAGGTCGAAAATCCCGATCCAGCGATCACGCTCAACGACGCCGATCTCGATCGCGATATTGCCCAATGGGTCTATGACCAGCAGAAGGCCGCCGGTCATGGGACGGACACGCTGCCGGCCGCATCGGCGCTGTACTTGCCGCTCAAGGCGCCGATGCGCACACGCGGTGTGATCGCGCTGGTGTCCGCACGGATGGAGGAGTTTGCGGTGCCAGAGCAGCGTCGCATGCTGGATACGTTCGTCGCGCAGATCGCGCTTGCGCTCGAACGGGTGCACTACGTCGAGATCGCGCAGGATGCGCTCGTCAGCATGGAATCGGAGCGTCTGCGCAATTCGCTGCTGTCTGCGATTTCCCACGACTTGCGCACGCCGCTTACCGCGATTGTGGGTTTCGCATCGGTGCTTGCCGAACAGGGCGCCGCTGTGTCGGGCGGCCCGAAGGCGCTGGAACTCGCGGAGGCGATCCGGGACGAGGCGCTGAGGATGAATGGACTGGTCGTGAATCTGCTCGACATGGCGCGTCTGCAGGAAGGCAGCATGCGGCTGAACCGGCAGTGGTCGTCGATCGAAGAGGTAGTCGGCTCTGCGCTGGCCGGCTGCAGGCGCATCCTCGGGGATCGCGAGGTTCAGGCACGCGTGCCGCCCGACCTCCCGCTCGTGCAACTCGACGCCGTTCTGGTGGAGCGGCTCTTCGCGAACCTGCTCGAGAACGCGGCCAAATATACGCCCGCTGGTACGCCGTTGAGTATCGATGCATCCGTGTTGCAGGAAGAGGCGCATCGATACGTGCGGGTCGAGGTCTCCGATAGTGGTCCGGGTTTGCCGACTGGGATGGAAGCGCGTGTGTTCGACAAGTTCACCCGCGGAGAAAAGGAGTCGGCCAAGCCAGGGATCGGGCTGGGTCTTGCGATCTGCCGTGCGATTGTCGAGGCGCACGGAGGCCGGATCGGCGCGTCGAACAGGACGGACCCGAATGGGCATGTGCTGGGCGCGACATTCTGGTTCGTGCTGCCCGCAGACGACAACCCGCCCGTCGAAGGCGAGCAGCCAGAGCCGGCGAGCGCGGCAGTGGCGGCTGCGCTGCCTGCGAACACGTCGCAGGAGCGTGCATAG
- a CDS encoding APC family permease codes for MATLNKMWRLIVGKPLDPLDPGTRHAIAVTPLLAWVGLGADGLSSSCYGPEEAFLALGQHTPLALFLAIATAATVFIIALGYNQVIELFPTGGGGYRVATALLGPRPGLVSGAALLVDYVLTVATSLASGVDAFFSLLPVGAQELKLSTELILIVLMTGLNFRGMRESILVLLPIFLGFVVLHLGLIVYGVAAHGSNLASVVPSAVGEAHGMSHTLGPLVVAALLMRAFSLGGGTYTGLEAVSNNVNMLAEPRVPNGKVTMFYMSTSLAFTAGGIILLYMLWHATPVEGQTLNAVVFGSVIDHLGLGSSFARHALLAAVLAFEAGLLLVGAQTGFLDGPAVLSNMASDSWVPRHFRDLSTRLVRQNGIVVMGVASLAILFWTHGNVDVLVVLYSINVFLTFSLSLLGLCVYWWKHRADGSHWIRHFAFSALGLSVTSTVLVITLIEKFAAGGWLTVLVTSAVVALCVLIKRHYSDTRAQIAKEDALFAGATPEVDADSASAKPDPSLPTAILLVGKHRGASMHALLWVNRLFPGHFRNIIFLAVGEVDAQSYEGVEHLEKLRQTITSSLDYYVAHCRRHGIAADYRIAFGTHPIGEFMKLAETTMDEFPNSVCFASKLIFKRVNFLTAWLHNQTPVEIQTRLHLQGRQMVLLPMNVG; via the coding sequence ATGGCTACCCTGAACAAGATGTGGCGGCTGATTGTCGGCAAGCCGCTCGATCCACTCGACCCCGGCACCCGTCATGCGATCGCCGTCACGCCGCTGCTTGCGTGGGTCGGACTCGGAGCAGATGGGTTGTCCTCTTCCTGTTACGGGCCTGAAGAAGCGTTCCTTGCATTGGGACAACACACGCCGCTTGCGCTATTCCTCGCTATCGCCACGGCGGCGACGGTTTTCATCATTGCGCTGGGTTACAACCAGGTGATCGAACTGTTCCCGACGGGCGGCGGTGGTTATCGCGTTGCCACCGCCCTGCTCGGCCCGCGACCGGGTCTCGTATCGGGCGCGGCGCTGCTCGTCGACTATGTGCTGACGGTGGCGACATCGCTCGCTAGCGGCGTCGACGCATTCTTCAGCCTGTTGCCCGTCGGCGCGCAGGAACTCAAGCTCTCGACCGAGCTCATACTGATCGTCCTGATGACGGGCCTGAATTTTCGCGGCATGCGCGAATCGATTCTCGTACTGCTGCCGATTTTCCTTGGCTTCGTCGTGCTGCATCTGGGGTTGATCGTCTACGGCGTCGCCGCGCACGGCAGCAATCTCGCCTCGGTCGTTCCGAGCGCGGTCGGCGAGGCGCATGGCATGTCGCACACGCTGGGTCCCCTCGTCGTTGCGGCACTGCTGATGCGGGCGTTCTCGCTCGGCGGCGGTACGTACACCGGGCTCGAAGCCGTATCGAACAACGTCAACATGCTGGCCGAGCCGCGCGTGCCGAACGGCAAGGTCACGATGTTCTATATGTCGACGTCGCTGGCGTTCACGGCGGGAGGCATCATCCTGCTCTACATGCTTTGGCATGCAACGCCCGTCGAAGGACAGACATTGAACGCCGTTGTATTCGGCAGCGTGATCGATCACCTCGGGCTGGGTTCATCGTTCGCACGGCACGCGCTGCTCGCCGCCGTGCTGGCATTCGAAGCGGGACTGTTGCTGGTGGGCGCGCAAACCGGGTTCCTCGATGGTCCTGCCGTGCTGTCGAACATGGCGTCCGATTCGTGGGTGCCACGTCACTTCCGCGATCTGTCCACACGGCTCGTGAGGCAGAACGGCATCGTCGTGATGGGTGTCGCGAGCCTCGCGATCCTGTTCTGGACACACGGCAACGTAGACGTTCTCGTCGTGCTGTACAGCATCAACGTGTTCCTGACATTCAGTCTGTCGCTGCTTGGCTTGTGCGTGTACTGGTGGAAACATCGCGCCGACGGAAGCCATTGGATAAGGCACTTCGCGTTTTCCGCGCTCGGTCTTTCCGTCACGAGTACGGTTCTCGTCATTACGCTGATCGAGAAATTCGCGGCGGGCGGATGGCTGACGGTGCTGGTGACAAGCGCCGTCGTCGCGCTGTGTGTGCTGATCAAACGTCACTACAGCGATACGCGCGCCCAGATCGCAAAAGAGGACGCATTGTTCGCGGGTGCTACGCCTGAAGTCGATGCCGATAGCGCGTCAGCCAAACCCGACCCGTCGTTGCCCACCGCGATCCTGCTTGTCGGCAAGCACCGCGGCGCAAGCATGCATGCGTTGTTGTGGGTGAACCGGCTGTTCCCCGGACATTTCAGGAACATCATCTTTCTCGCCGTCGGCGAAGTGGATGCGCAAAGTTATGAAGGTGTGGAGCATCTGGAGAAACTGCGGCAGACGATCACTTCGTCGCTCGACTACTACGTCGCGCATTGCCGCCGGCATGGCATCGCCGCCGATTACCGGATTGCCTTCGGCACGCATCCGATCGGCGAGTTCATGAAGCTTGCCGAAACGACGATGGATGAGTTTCCAAATAGCGTCTGCTTCGCCAGCAAGTTGATCTTCAAGCGGGTCAACTTCCTCACGGCGTGGCTTCATAATCAGACGCCCGTCGAAATACAGACGCGCCTTCATTTGCAGGGCCGCCAAATGGTGTTGCTGCCGATGAATGTCGGGTAG
- the kdpB gene encoding potassium-transporting ATPase subunit KdpB: MTTARQPPAHRPDNLGQARTAARSMFDPALVKPAIIDSFRKFAPRTQLRNPVMFCVYIGSILTTILWLAALAGQAEAPAGFILAIALWLWFTVLFANFAEALAEGRSKAQAASLRSAKHNVMAKKLNEPHPKAPIRITTSTDLRKGDVVLVESGDVIPADGDVIEGVASVDESAITGESAPVIRESGGDFSSVTGGTRVLSDWIVVRVSVNPGEAFLDRMIAMVEGAKRQKTPNEIALTILLVALTLVLLFATATLLPFSIFAVDAMKAGHVVTITALVALLVCLIPTTIGGLLSAIGVAGMSRMMQANVIATSGRAVEAAGDVDVLLLDKTGTITLGNRQASAFVPAPDVSEHDLADAAQLASLADETPEGRSIVVLAKQRFNIRERDMASLHATFLGFTAQTRMSGVDLPNREIRKGAADAVRKYVEDHRGRFPQEVQKAVDDVARRGSTPLVVAEKAGGHDDESGAARVLGVIELKDIVKGGIKERFAELRKMGIKTVMVTGDNRLTAAAIAAEAGVDDFLAEATPEAKLTTIRSHQAEGRLVAMTGDGTNDAPALAQADVAVAMNTGTQAAKEAGNMVDLDSNPTKLIEIVEIGKQMLMTRGSLTTFSIANDVAKYFAIIPAAFATTYPQLRVLDVMHLTSPSSAILSAVIFNALIIVALIPLALKGVKYRPLGAASLLRRNLLIYGLGGILLPFPFIKLIDMFINAMGWS; this comes from the coding sequence ATGACTACTGCCAGACAACCGCCTGCCCACCGTCCGGACAATCTCGGACAGGCACGCACGGCGGCGCGTTCGATGTTCGATCCCGCGCTGGTCAAACCGGCGATCATCGATTCGTTCAGGAAGTTCGCGCCTCGCACGCAGTTGCGCAACCCGGTGATGTTCTGCGTCTATATCGGCAGCATCCTGACGACGATCCTGTGGCTTGCCGCGCTTGCCGGCCAGGCGGAAGCGCCCGCCGGCTTCATTCTCGCCATTGCGCTATGGCTGTGGTTCACCGTGCTGTTCGCGAACTTCGCAGAGGCGCTCGCGGAAGGCCGTTCGAAAGCGCAGGCTGCGTCTCTGCGCAGCGCCAAGCACAACGTGATGGCGAAGAAGCTCAACGAGCCGCATCCGAAGGCGCCCATCCGGATCACGACGTCGACGGATCTGCGCAAGGGCGATGTCGTGCTGGTCGAATCGGGTGACGTCATTCCCGCTGACGGCGACGTGATCGAAGGCGTCGCGTCCGTCGACGAATCGGCGATTACGGGCGAATCCGCGCCTGTGATCCGCGAATCGGGCGGCGATTTTTCGTCGGTGACGGGCGGCACGCGTGTGCTGTCGGACTGGATCGTCGTGCGCGTGAGCGTCAACCCCGGCGAGGCGTTTCTCGACCGGATGATCGCGATGGTCGAAGGCGCGAAGCGTCAGAAGACCCCGAACGAGATCGCGTTGACCATTCTGCTTGTCGCGCTGACGCTCGTGCTGCTGTTCGCGACGGCGACCCTGCTGCCGTTTTCGATCTTCGCCGTCGACGCGATGAAGGCGGGCCATGTGGTGACGATCACGGCGCTTGTCGCGTTGCTCGTGTGCCTGATTCCCACGACGATTGGCGGGCTGCTGTCCGCCATCGGCGTGGCGGGCATGAGCCGGATGATGCAGGCGAACGTGATCGCAACGTCGGGCCGCGCCGTCGAGGCAGCGGGCGACGTCGATGTGTTGCTGCTGGACAAGACGGGTACGATCACGCTCGGCAACCGGCAGGCGTCCGCCTTCGTTCCCGCTCCGGACGTGTCAGAGCATGACCTTGCCGATGCGGCCCAGCTCGCTTCGCTCGCCGACGAGACGCCCGAAGGGCGCAGCATCGTCGTGCTTGCGAAGCAGCGTTTCAATATCCGTGAGCGCGACATGGCGTCGCTGCACGCGACGTTCCTCGGCTTTACCGCGCAGACGCGGATGAGCGGCGTCGATCTGCCAAACCGCGAGATCCGCAAGGGCGCTGCCGACGCGGTGCGCAAGTACGTCGAAGATCATCGTGGGCGCTTCCCTCAGGAAGTCCAGAAAGCGGTCGACGATGTCGCGCGCCGCGGCAGCACGCCGCTGGTGGTGGCCGAGAAAGCTGGCGGCCATGACGACGAAAGCGGCGCCGCGCGTGTTCTGGGCGTGATCGAACTGAAGGACATCGTCAAGGGCGGCATCAAGGAACGTTTTGCCGAACTGCGCAAGATGGGCATCAAGACCGTAATGGTGACGGGCGACAACCGTCTGACGGCAGCCGCGATTGCAGCCGAGGCAGGTGTCGACGATTTCCTCGCCGAAGCTACCCCGGAAGCGAAGCTGACGACGATCCGCTCGCACCAGGCCGAAGGCCGCCTTGTTGCGATGACGGGCGACGGCACCAACGATGCGCCCGCGCTCGCGCAGGCCGACGTCGCCGTGGCGATGAACACGGGCACGCAGGCAGCAAAGGAAGCGGGCAACATGGTCGACCTCGATTCGAATCCGACCAAGCTGATCGAGATCGTCGAGATCGGCAAGCAGATGCTGATGACGCGCGGATCGTTGACGACGTTCTCGATTGCGAATGACGTCGCCAAGTATTTCGCGATCATTCCGGCCGCGTTCGCGACGACCTATCCGCAGTTGCGCGTGCTCGACGTGATGCACCTCACGTCGCCATCGTCGGCGATCCTTTCGGCCGTGATCTTCAACGCGCTGATCATCGTGGCGCTGATCCCGCTGGCATTGAAGGGTGTGAAGTATCGCCCGCTCGGTGCTGCTTCGCTATTGCGCCGCAATCTGCTGATCTACGGGCTGGGCGGCATTCTGTTGCCGTTCCCGTTCATCAAGCTGATCGACATGTTCATCAACGCGATGGGCTGGTCATGA
- the kdpC gene encoding potassium-transporting ATPase subunit KdpC yields the protein MKNALRPVLVLFVALTVVTGIVYPAVVTAVGQAVFSHQANGSLIETGGKAVGSEIIGQQFDAPYYFWGRLSATTPNPYNAQGSSGSNLGPTNPALADEVKGRLAALHDADPANTAPVPVDLVTSSGSGLDPEITPAAAAYQAARVAKARGLSREQVDGLIAQNTSGRQLGILGERRVNVLKLNLALDDVKPMH from the coding sequence ATGAAGAACGCATTGCGACCCGTGCTGGTGCTGTTTGTCGCATTGACGGTGGTCACGGGCATCGTTTATCCCGCCGTCGTGACGGCTGTTGGCCAGGCGGTGTTTTCACATCAGGCGAACGGCAGTCTCATCGAGACGGGCGGCAAGGCTGTGGGCTCGGAAATCATCGGGCAGCAGTTCGATGCGCCGTACTACTTCTGGGGACGGCTGTCGGCCACGACGCCGAACCCCTATAACGCGCAAGGCTCGAGCGGCTCGAATCTCGGCCCGACGAACCCGGCGCTCGCCGACGAGGTCAAAGGGCGTCTCGCCGCGCTGCACGACGCGGACCCGGCGAATACTGCGCCCGTGCCCGTCGATCTCGTCACGTCGTCGGGCAGTGGTCTTGATCCGGAGATCACGCCGGCAGCGGCAGCGTATCAGGCAGCACGCGTCGCCAAGGCGCGCGGCCTGTCCCGCGAGCAGGTCGACGGGTTGATCGCGCAGAACACGTCGGGGCGGCAGCTCGGCATATTGGGCGAGCGTCGCGTGAATGTACTGAAGCTCAATCTCGCGCTCGACGACGTCAAGCCGATGCACTGA
- the kdpA gene encoding potassium-transporting ATPase subunit KdpA — translation MNANNLFQTAFYIVVLIGLAIPLGRYMTAVLDGSSVVVRKVGRPVEHLLYRLAGVDPEAEMSWKHYALAVLLFNALGALAVYGFLRLQQWLPANPQSFGPMTPDAAFNTAVSFVTNTNWQDYSPEQTVSYLTQMMGLTVQNFLSAATGIAVVVALIRGFARHTTQTIGNFWIDLTRITLYVLAPLAIVVSLLFISQGAIQNFRSYQDVPTLQVTTYQVPKTDAQGNAVKDAKGNPVMQDVKADKQTLAMGPVASQEAIKMLGTNGGGFFNANSAHPYENPTPLSNFVQMVSMLIIPAALCVVFGRMVGDRRQGYAILAAMTIAFTVAVVGEISAEQGGNPLFTSLHVDQSASALQAGGNAEGKEVRFGIAQSGIFTVATTAASCGAVNNMHDSLTPMGGFVPLLLIQLGEVIFGGVGSGLYGMLVFALLAVFVAGLMIGRTPEYVGKKIESFEMKMVSVAILLTPFLVLVGTSIGVLSPLGTGGIANPGPHGFSEILYAFSSAANNNGSAFAGLSVNTPFYNSLLGIAMWFGRFGTIVPVLAIAGSLANKKRIAATSGTLPTHGPLFVVLLLGTLVLVGALTYVPALALGPVVEHLLMIAGH, via the coding sequence ATGAACGCCAACAACCTCTTTCAGACGGCCTTCTATATCGTCGTCCTGATTGGCCTCGCCATCCCGCTTGGACGCTATATGACGGCTGTGCTCGACGGCTCGTCCGTCGTCGTGCGCAAGGTCGGCCGGCCGGTCGAACATCTGCTGTATCGCCTCGCAGGTGTCGACCCGGAAGCAGAAATGTCATGGAAGCACTATGCGCTTGCCGTGCTGCTGTTCAACGCACTCGGCGCGCTTGCCGTCTATGGCTTCCTGCGGCTGCAGCAGTGGCTGCCGGCGAACCCGCAATCGTTCGGTCCGATGACGCCGGACGCGGCGTTCAACACAGCCGTCAGCTTCGTGACCAACACGAACTGGCAGGATTATTCCCCGGAGCAGACGGTCAGCTATCTGACGCAGATGATGGGCCTGACGGTGCAGAACTTCCTGTCGGCGGCGACGGGCATTGCCGTCGTCGTTGCGTTGATTCGCGGTTTTGCTCGCCACACCACGCAAACGATCGGTAACTTCTGGATCGACCTGACGCGCATCACGCTCTATGTGCTCGCACCGCTTGCGATCGTGGTATCGCTGCTGTTCATCAGCCAGGGCGCAATCCAGAACTTCAGATCCTATCAGGACGTGCCGACGCTCCAGGTGACCACGTATCAGGTGCCGAAGACCGACGCGCAAGGCAACGCAGTCAAGGACGCGAAGGGCAATCCTGTCATGCAGGACGTCAAGGCCGACAAGCAGACGCTCGCGATGGGCCCCGTTGCATCGCAGGAAGCGATCAAGATGCTCGGCACGAACGGCGGCGGCTTCTTCAATGCGAACTCCGCGCATCCGTACGAGAACCCGACGCCGCTGTCGAACTTTGTCCAGATGGTGTCGATGCTGATCATTCCCGCTGCCTTATGCGTGGTGTTTGGGCGCATGGTCGGCGACCGTCGGCAGGGCTACGCCATACTCGCGGCGATGACGATCGCCTTCACGGTTGCCGTGGTCGGCGAGATTTCGGCGGAGCAGGGGGGCAATCCGCTCTTCACGTCGCTGCACGTCGACCAGAGCGCATCCGCGCTTCAGGCGGGCGGCAATGCGGAGGGCAAGGAAGTGCGCTTCGGCATCGCGCAGTCGGGCATCTTCACGGTCGCGACGACGGCTGCATCGTGCGGCGCGGTGAACAACATGCACGATTCGCTGACGCCGATGGGCGGCTTCGTGCCGCTGCTGCTGATCCAGCTTGGTGAAGTGATCTTCGGCGGCGTCGGCTCGGGCCTCTACGGGATGCTGGTGTTCGCGCTGCTTGCCGTGTTTGTTGCCGGGCTGATGATTGGCAGGACGCCCGAGTACGTCGGCAAGAAGATCGAATCGTTCGAAATGAAGATGGTGTCGGTCGCGATCCTCCTGACGCCGTTTCTCGTGCTGGTCGGCACGTCGATCGGCGTGCTGTCGCCGCTGGGTACTGGCGGCATCGCGAACCCTGGGCCGCATGGCTTCTCCGAGATCCTGTACGCGTTCAGCTCTGCCGCCAACAACAACGGCAGTGCGTTTGCAGGGCTCTCGGTGAATACGCCGTTCTATAACTCGCTGCTTGGCATCGCGATGTGGTTCGGCCGTTTCGGCACGATCGTCCCCGTGCTCGCCATTGCCGGCTCGCTGGCGAACAAGAAGCGCATCGCCGCGACCTCCGGCACCTTGCCGACACATGGGCCGCTCTTCGTTGTATTGCTGCTCGGCACACTGGTGCTCGTCGGCGCGCTCACCTATGTGCCCGCGCTCGCGCTCGGTCCCGTCGTCGAACATCTGCTGATGATCGCCGGTCACTGA
- a CDS encoding potassium-transporting ATPase subunit F, whose product MIAWMMWLASAATLLLLAYLVYALLRAEDLE is encoded by the coding sequence ATGATCGCCTGGATGATGTGGCTGGCGAGCGCCGCCACGCTGCTCCTGCTCGCCTACCTCGTGTACGCGCTACTGCGTGCGGAGGATCTGGAATGA